Proteins encoded in a region of the Triticum dicoccoides isolate Atlit2015 ecotype Zavitan chromosome 3A, WEW_v2.0, whole genome shotgun sequence genome:
- the LOC119272035 gene encoding uncharacterized protein LOC119272035, whose translation MATSNELSMKLLIEGKSQKVCFAEAGSEFVEFLTGLLSLPLGTVTTLLTKERMSGSIGNVLGSMEKLDANYKSSELPLSPAVAPAALSRLQQLLGVQLGNANNNNTNGRTMDPTIWAIPPSTFLADSGTDVCSKFFSAASGSVCPGCSRRMDKCGGHILVEAKGSAATTTPLQPTYTVGDDLSVAPASNMVSGITLLARCGVKDLSTLQERTVKIGKEEALGILAASLTSKTVLTDVFLPKKNARCKREAPEEVIHI comes from the exons ATGGCCACCAGCAACGAGCTATCGATGAAGCTCCTGATCGAAGGCAAGTCTCAGAAGGTGTGCTTCGCCGAGGCCGgcagcgagttcgtcgagttcctcACCGGCCTCCTGTCCCTGCCGCTAGGCACCGTCACCACCCTGCTGACCAAGGAGCGCATGTCGGGCAGCATCGGCAACGTGCTCGGCAGCATGGAGAAGCTCGACGCAAACTACAAGAGCAGCGAGCTGCCCCTCAGCCCGGCGGTCGCCCCCGCCGCGCTCTCCCGCCTGCAGCAGCTGCTGGGCGTGCAGCTCGGCAacgccaacaacaacaacaccaacg GTAGAACAATGGACCCCACTATCTGGGCCATACCCCCAAGCACATTCTTGGCGGACAGTGGCACTGACGTCTGCTCAAAATTCTTCTCGGCGGCCAGCGGCAGCGTCTGCCCCGGCTGCTCGCGGCGGATGGACAAGTGTGGGGGGCACATACTTGTGGAAGCCAAGGGGTCCGCAGCCACGACGACGCCGCTGCAGCCAACATACACTGTCGGGGACGACCTCTCCGTGGCTCCGGCGTCCAACATGGTGTCGGGCATCACCCTGCTCGCGCGGTGCGGCGTCAAGGACCTGAGCACGCTGCAGGAGAGGACGGTGAAGATCGGCAAGGAAGAG GCGCTGGGGATACTCGCTGCTTCCCTCACGTCCAAGACCGTGCTCACTGACGTCTTCCTGCCCAAGAAGAATGCTCGCTGCAAAAGGGAAGCTCCCGAGGAAGTCATTCATATATGA
- the LOC119271333 gene encoding uncharacterized protein LOC119271333 — protein MLTTILFHDPFNAVDAHTGSQFSKIDGFAAVVGRNIIDGRGKAGRLRRAPTPSGRPTKVAMQLRLMPLSPSLCSCQTQRKVEAEEEAGKRSCKRKLLKWKKVNL, from the exons ATGCTGACAACTATTTTGTTCCATGATCCCTTCAACGCAGTTGATGCTCATACAGGATCCCAGTTTTCCAAG ATCGATGGTTTCGCCGCGGTCGTCGGGAGAAATATCATCGACGGTAGGGGAAAAGCGGGTAGGCTGAGGCGGGCACCCACACCAAGCGGCCGACCCACGAAGGTGGCCATGCAGCTCCGCCTCATGCCTCTCTCCCCATCTCTATGTTCGTGTCAAACCCAGCGCAAGGTAGAGGCAGAAGAGGAGGCCGGGAAGAGAAGCTGCAAG AGAAAGTTGTTGAAGTGGAAGAAGGTGAACCTGTAG